A single genomic interval of uncultured Desulfobacter sp. harbors:
- a CDS encoding methyltransferase, which yields MENFIWNPGTLLETSGYYWRTCTLHAAVKLDIFTVIGTGGKTARQVSDALNADLRGLTMLLNALSALQLLKKDGDIYVNTEPADMFLSKSSDTYIGFMIMHHYHLLDSWHHMAEGILSGKPTRERSSFSDEERRESFLMGMFNIGMATAPKVAKEINLTGCTRLLDMGGGPGTFAIHFCMANPDLEAVVFDLETTRPFAEKTIARFNLEDRIKFFPGDFTTDTPQDGEPFDAAWLSHVLHGEGPDQAKKVIAHAIKALKPGSRIFIHEFILDDTFDGPLFPALFSLNMFLGTPQGQSYSRQQLSDMLTAFGCTDITRHPFVGPTQSGILSAKTSERCCFQESEK from the coding sequence ATGGAAAATTTCATTTGGAACCCAGGTACGCTTCTTGAGACATCCGGCTACTACTGGCGAACCTGCACACTCCACGCAGCAGTCAAGCTCGATATTTTCACGGTCATCGGGACCGGAGGGAAAACCGCCCGGCAGGTCAGTGATGCACTCAACGCCGACCTTCGGGGGCTTACCATGCTTCTGAATGCCCTGAGCGCCCTGCAACTGCTGAAAAAGGACGGTGACATCTATGTAAACACAGAACCTGCTGACATGTTCCTTTCAAAATCTTCCGACACATACATCGGATTCATGATCATGCATCATTATCATCTCCTGGACTCCTGGCACCACATGGCTGAAGGCATCCTGTCGGGCAAACCGACACGGGAGCGTTCTTCATTTTCCGATGAAGAACGACGGGAAAGCTTTTTAATGGGGATGTTCAACATCGGTATGGCCACGGCACCGAAGGTGGCAAAAGAGATAAATTTGACCGGATGCACCCGGTTGCTCGACATGGGTGGCGGGCCCGGCACCTTTGCAATTCATTTCTGCATGGCAAATCCGGATCTTGAGGCTGTCGTGTTCGATCTTGAAACCACCCGGCCGTTCGCTGAAAAGACCATTGCCCGATTCAACCTTGAAGACCGGATTAAATTTTTTCCCGGTGATTTTACCACAGATACACCGCAGGACGGCGAACCGTTTGATGCTGCCTGGCTCTCCCATGTACTCCACGGCGAGGGACCGGACCAGGCCAAAAAAGTCATTGCGCACGCAATTAAGGCCCTAAAACCCGGCAGCCGTATTTTCATCCACGAATTTATCCTGGATGACACCTTTGACGGGCCGCTCTTTCCAGCACTTTTCTCACTGAACATGTTCCTGGGGACACCCCAGGGCCAGTCCTACAGCCGGCAGCAACTTTCGGACATGCTCACCGCATTCGGCTGCACAGATATCACACGGCATCCATTTGTCGGTCCGACCCAGTCCGGTATATTAAGTGCAAAAACCTCAGAGAGATGCTGTTTTCAAGAATCTGAAAAATAA
- a CDS encoding transglutaminase domain-containing protein produces the protein MKTIPLTMAAALVFWGHQTGYLIPACFMGVVIELARFIKVRWNPSLDQVNKISDTCMVCFAATVIYFVSLDIETALVNILRYLPVFAFPLIVVQEYSAAGNIDVRSLYLFKKNIMGETKAVRINLSLGFIIICLTSVAAVNNRLFPYYPVALGIIVVVLFFQRTRGADIRIWVAAVIVAAFMGFFLQAGYHHAQRAMTRRAWSRILDHRADPLRGTTALGRIGRLKLSNRIVFRVIPPEKDDGGTYLLKEAAYIFLSGNMWTAGKQNKFKPVPQSTAGNFITGLQPVSDHREPGEQQTAKSDPSRSKLTILTRMKKPKGVLKVPENAVEVNCSAISDVNTNGLGTFVVDDAPGFMIYDAWYGDPGTGIQPPGKLDLLIPDREKALFQNLADKLGLGPDRPVQKVLPEIKTYFFANFSYTLDLEIGDKTSPITEFMTKTKTGHCEYFATATVLLLRAAGIPARYVSGYMAFEKSVMGDKIVVRRKHAHAWTEVFVNGRWIFFDTTPPSWTAEEESHFIKTAIPDLFSLMEYGFALLRWGNPETKKKLLWLLVPLGILMIRRLLRKDKKKEKKSNRHEQNHGPSGPVTNNPDFYLRRLKEKLVQSGFAPKTHETYEQFFIRIRKKAFSRQDLPSLMTVIRIHKQLRFGPGPISGEDLALLKNQTDRLIQKLSAPGTGAAEQSRVKNMNSLKDKS, from the coding sequence ATGAAAACCATCCCCCTTACCATGGCTGCGGCCCTTGTTTTCTGGGGGCACCAGACCGGGTATTTGATTCCGGCCTGTTTTATGGGCGTTGTTATCGAACTTGCCCGGTTCATAAAGGTACGATGGAATCCCTCTTTAGACCAGGTAAATAAAATCAGTGATACCTGTATGGTGTGTTTTGCCGCCACCGTTATTTATTTTGTTTCACTCGATATTGAAACAGCTTTAGTAAACATATTGCGCTACCTTCCTGTTTTCGCCTTTCCTTTGATTGTTGTTCAGGAATACAGTGCCGCAGGGAACATTGACGTTCGTTCCCTCTATCTGTTCAAAAAAAACATCATGGGGGAAACCAAAGCGGTCAGAATAAATTTAAGCCTTGGGTTTATCATCATTTGCCTGACCTCTGTGGCTGCCGTAAACAACCGCCTCTTCCCCTATTACCCCGTTGCCCTTGGCATCATTGTCGTTGTGCTCTTTTTCCAGCGAACCAGGGGGGCGGATATCCGGATATGGGTTGCGGCTGTCATTGTTGCTGCATTCATGGGATTTTTCCTGCAGGCAGGCTATCATCATGCCCAAAGGGCCATGACCCGGCGGGCCTGGAGCAGGATACTTGACCACAGAGCCGATCCGCTCAGGGGAACAACGGCCCTGGGACGAATTGGCCGGCTTAAGCTTTCCAACAGAATTGTTTTCAGAGTAATCCCCCCTGAAAAGGATGATGGCGGCACCTATCTTTTAAAGGAAGCCGCTTATATTTTCCTATCCGGCAACATGTGGACCGCCGGAAAACAAAACAAATTCAAACCTGTACCACAATCAACGGCCGGTAATTTTATTACCGGCCTGCAACCCGTTTCAGACCATCGGGAACCTGGAGAACAACAGACAGCTAAATCCGATCCGTCCAGGTCGAAGCTGACCATCCTGACCCGGATGAAAAAACCCAAAGGGGTTTTAAAAGTCCCTGAAAACGCCGTTGAGGTCAACTGCAGCGCTATTTCCGATGTCAACACAAACGGACTGGGAACTTTTGTGGTTGATGACGCCCCGGGCTTTATGATCTATGATGCCTGGTATGGCGATCCCGGCACCGGAATCCAGCCACCAGGCAAACTTGACCTGCTCATCCCGGATCGGGAAAAGGCGTTGTTCCAAAACCTGGCTGATAAGCTCGGGCTTGGGCCGGACAGACCGGTTCAAAAGGTTCTGCCGGAAATCAAAACATATTTCTTTGCAAATTTCAGTTACACCCTTGATCTTGAAATCGGTGATAAAACATCCCCTATCACGGAATTTATGACCAAAACCAAAACAGGGCACTGCGAATATTTTGCTACGGCCACGGTATTGCTCCTTCGTGCCGCCGGCATTCCCGCCAGGTATGTATCCGGGTATATGGCCTTTGAGAAAAGCGTTATGGGAGACAAAATCGTTGTGCGCAGAAAACATGCCCACGCCTGGACCGAAGTTTTTGTCAACGGCAGATGGATTTTTTTTGACACAACCCCGCCCTCCTGGACAGCGGAAGAAGAGAGCCATTTCATCAAAACCGCGATTCCCGACCTGTTTTCGCTTATGGAATACGGATTCGCCTTGCTTCGCTGGGGCAACCCGGAAACCAAAAAGAAACTGCTGTGGCTTCTGGTGCCCCTTGGGATACTGATGATCAGGCGGTTGCTCAGGAAAGATAAAAAAAAGGAAAAAAAGAGCAACCGCCATGAACAAAACCACGGTCCGTCAGGCCCTGTGACGAATAACCCTGACTTCTATCTTCGAAGACTTAAAGAAAAACTTGTCCAGTCCGGGTTTGCCCCTAAAACCCATGAAACCTATGAACAATTTTTCATTCGAATCAGGAAAAAAGCGTTTTCCCGGCAGGACCTCCCATCCCTTATGACCGTTATCCGGATTCACAAACAGCTTCGTTTTGGCCCCGGGCCCATTTCCGGCGAGGATCTGGCGCTTTTGAAAAACCAAACCGACCGGCTGATTCAAAAGCTGTCCGCTCCCGGCACCGGTGCAGCAGAACAATCGCGTGTGAAAAATATGAATAGTCTCAAAGATAAATCTTGA
- a CDS encoding DUF58 domain-containing protein has protein sequence MKRWQWLIRQKENAVVTRRPVPTVPPESRVAIRTELTPLNRGYVYLKGFTFFKKEPLGFMRAFYHTTNEARLLVLPRRYHVPELDLPGSRKHHTGGIALTSKVGNSDEFISLREYRPGDPMRLIHWKSFAKTGKLIIRENRDEYFVRHALILDTHAPEGATQGFETAVSLAASYVSNLGTGESLLDLFFAGNQVYHYASGRGLLGNTKFLEILALIQPTKDNSFAPVSRALLKYRKRLSGCILILNCLDNERLDFLNNLKANGITTTAFLVADANTEHPRAPVHLVDPNNIEASLNKAGQIP, from the coding sequence ATGAAGCGCTGGCAATGGCTGATTCGCCAAAAAGAGAATGCGGTTGTAACACGCCGACCGGTGCCGACCGTCCCCCCGGAAAGCCGGGTTGCCATCCGGACGGAACTGACGCCTTTAAATCGGGGGTACGTTTATTTAAAAGGATTCACATTTTTTAAAAAAGAACCCCTTGGTTTCATGCGCGCCTTTTATCATACGACCAACGAAGCACGGCTTTTAGTTCTGCCCAGGCGCTATCATGTCCCGGAGCTGGACCTGCCCGGGTCCAGAAAACACCATACAGGCGGCATTGCCCTGACATCAAAGGTAGGCAACTCCGATGAATTCATCTCTCTAAGGGAGTACAGACCCGGTGATCCCATGCGCTTGATCCATTGGAAAAGCTTTGCCAAAACCGGAAAACTCATTATCCGGGAAAACCGGGACGAATATTTTGTCAGACATGCTCTTATCCTGGATACCCATGCGCCGGAAGGCGCAACCCAGGGGTTTGAGACAGCCGTAAGTTTAGCCGCCTCCTATGTGTCAAACCTGGGCACGGGCGAATCTTTGCTGGATCTTTTCTTTGCCGGCAACCAGGTCTATCATTATGCTTCAGGCAGGGGGCTTTTGGGCAACACAAAATTTTTAGAAATCCTTGCATTGATTCAACCCACAAAAGACAACTCCTTTGCACCGGTATCCCGGGCCCTGCTCAAGTACAGAAAACGTTTAAGCGGCTGCATTTTAATACTCAACTGCCTTGACAATGAACGCTTAGACTTTCTCAATAATTTGAAGGCAAACGGCATCACCACAACCGCCTTTCTTGTGGCCGACGCAAATACTGAACATCCCAGAGCTCCTGTTCACCTGGTTGATCCCAATAATATTGAAGCGAGTTTAAACAAGGCAGGACAGATCCCATGA